Proteins from a genomic interval of Rhodococcus rhodochrous:
- a CDS encoding SDR family NAD(P)-dependent oxidoreductase, whose protein sequence is MTDSAEFADRYGPWALILGASEGVGAEFARTFAARGLNVVLLSRRPEALEEVAAEIRSRGDVETRILAVDLSAPDAMEIITEGTADLEIGTVVYCAGADPNFRPFLDNPVETAVGLVQRNCITNMRVCHHFAHGMVERGRGALILMSSAAGLRGGANMVAYGASKAFDMVMAEGLWAELKPHGVDVLSLVVGRTDTPALRRLLFARGAIDSLDADVPGLATPASVVAEALDNMADGPTHLVGEQLQQAWREMTSMTRSEAVREAAARQASFAAATRSS, encoded by the coding sequence ATGACCGATTCTGCAGAGTTCGCCGATCGATACGGGCCGTGGGCGCTGATCCTCGGGGCATCGGAGGGGGTGGGCGCAGAGTTCGCGCGGACGTTCGCGGCGCGCGGTCTGAACGTCGTCCTGCTCTCCCGCCGGCCCGAGGCGCTCGAGGAGGTCGCCGCCGAGATCCGTTCGCGTGGCGACGTGGAGACGAGGATCCTGGCGGTCGATCTGTCCGCTCCCGACGCCATGGAGATCATCACCGAAGGTACGGCCGATCTCGAGATCGGCACCGTCGTGTACTGCGCGGGCGCAGATCCGAATTTCCGGCCTTTCCTGGACAATCCGGTCGAGACTGCCGTCGGACTCGTTCAGCGCAACTGCATCACGAACATGCGCGTCTGCCATCACTTCGCCCACGGCATGGTCGAACGAGGAAGGGGTGCGCTGATCCTCATGTCGTCCGCCGCGGGCTTGCGCGGTGGGGCGAACATGGTGGCCTACGGTGCCTCCAAGGCGTTCGACATGGTGATGGCCGAAGGTCTGTGGGCCGAGTTGAAGCCTCACGGTGTCGACGTCCTGTCCCTCGTGGTGGGCCGTACCGACACCCCGGCACTACGTCGACTCCTCTTCGCCCGCGGCGCGATCGACAGCCTCGACGCGGACGTTCCGGGCCTTGCGACACCCGCGTCCGTCGTCGCCGAGGCGCTCGACAATATGGCCGACGGGCCGACCCATCTTGTGGGTGAACAACTGCAACAGGCGTGGCGGGAGATGACATCCATGACCCGCAGTGAAGCGGTCCGGGAAGCCGCCGCCCGCCAGGCCTCCTTCGCCGCGGCAACACGTTCCTCCTGA